The following DNA comes from Cellulophaga sp. HaHa_2_95.
CTAAAAAATCATTTTTTAATTTTATTAAAGACTTTATCGAAGAAAGTAGATTGAATAAAAAATCAGGAACAATAACAGTTTACAACACAACATTTAAGTATCTAAAAGAGTACGCTCAAAAAATTAATAAACCTTTAGATTTCGAAAATATAAACTTAGAATTCTATAATACATACTTAAGCTATCTTACTAAAGAAAAAGAACTTTCTACAAATACCGTTGGCAAACATATCAAGACAATAAAAACTTTTTTAAATGAAGCAACGGATAGAGAGTTAAATACAAACTTAGAATTTAAAAAAACCAAGTTCAAAACTTTAAGAGAAGATTCTGACTCAATATATTTATCAATAGATGAATTGAAAAAAATTGAAAAATTAGATTTAAAAGACAAAGCGAAATTAGAAAAAGTAAGAGACCTATTTTTAATAGGTTGTTATACTGGTTTACGTTTTTCAGATTTTACTCAAATAAAACCTGAAAATATCGTTAATAATAGGTCGATGCTCCAAATTAGAACACAAAAAACAGGCGAACGTGTTTCAATTCCATTACATCAAACAGTTAGGGATATTCTCGAAAAATATGACAATGAACTTCCTAAATCAATTTCAAATCAGAAAATGAATGAATACATCAAAGATGTCGTTGAGGCTGCCGAAATAAATCATAAAATTGAGACCACAATAACCAAAGGCGGAAAAATAGAAAAGAAACCAATTGAAAAATTTAATTTAGTTACTACGCATACAGCCAGACGAAGTTTTGCTACAAATTTATACTTAGCAGATATTCCAAGTATTTCTATTATGAAAATTACAGGGCATAAAACGGAACGTTCATTTCTAAAATACGTTAGAGTTACCCAAGAACAAAACGCAGATAAATTACTAAACCACCCCTTTTTTAAATAATTGTAATAATACAAAAACGGAAGAAACAGGAAGAAACAGGAAGAAACAGGAAGAAACAGGACAATCCCCCAGCGTTCGCTTTAAATTAAATTTCTTTTGCCATCAAATTAATTAAATAAAATTAAAAATGGCAAAACTTACATTAAACACATTTGAACAAGCGGATTTCGAAAAAGCATTAGATGCAGCATTACAGAGAGCGTTAAAAAACTTAGCTACTCCTGAAAAAGAGAATCCCTCAAAATTACTATCCCGCAAAGACACCGCAAAATTTCTTTGCATTTCCTTACCAACACTTCACGAATGGACAAAATCGGGAGCTATAAGAGCCCACCGTATAGGGAATAGAGTTCTTTACAAACAAGGGGACATCAATTTAGCATTAACAATAATTAATCATAGTAATAAAATACGATAATTATGTTAAAGCAAAAAAATGACTACTCGGTTATAGTATTTTTTGAAGAAGGCAGTAAGCCAAAAAAATGGACTTATGTTCACAAACTCAATGGCTTCTCTATGTTCCTAAAAAAAAATCATCCTCATTGGCAATATATGAATGTCTACAATAGACGTTCAGGTGAATACATGAGAAGATTTCAAAGAGATAGCTTCATCCCTCCCTTTATTTCAGAATGACCTTTTTTTTTAACCTTTAAAAAACACGTTCAGAGAATAAAAACCTTTTACAAAAAACCTTTTAATGGTTTTAATTAATGTACAACGATTCAGATTATGATAGTAAAAAATACATATGGCACTAGCGTTGCTTTCACTACAAAAATGTTTGGCGTAATCCCGAAAGATGAATTTTCGGGTTCTGCCTTACAAAGAAAGAAGCAAGACCCCAAAGAAGAAAAAACCAATGTAAAAATTAAGAAGAAGAATAGTGAGGGTAAAAAATTATGCTCCCTTTCAAAAAGGTCTAAACAGAAAATTAGAAAAAAGATTACATGCTTTGCTCGTTGCTATAAAAGACTAAGCTTTGTAACGCTTACTTTTTTGAATAAGGTTGATGACGAGCAAGCGATTATCATTCTTAGAAAGTTTTTAGACAACGTAAAGAAGAGAAGTACCGACTTCCAATATGTTTGGGTTGCTGAACGCCAAGAAAAGAATACAGAGTTCATAGGTAATATTCATTTTCACATCATAACCAACAAATATTGGAAAATTGAAAAATGGTGGAATTACTGGCTAGACCTACAGAGGAAAAACGGCATTAAACCAAGGGATGAAAATTTTAAACCCTCTAGCGCTTTTGATGTAAGACAATTAAACTCCAGTAACATACGATCAATAGCTTCGTATGTTACCAAATATGTCACCAAGAATAACGAAAAGTTCAAATGTCAAGTATGGAACTGCTCCAGGGGTGTTTCAGAGCTGTACACAGACTTTTATACGACAACCGAATTCACAGACCAATTTAAACGCTTAAACGCTGTAATCAAAGAATTTGAAGTCAAAGACCACGGTAAACGACCATTCTTAAATGTAAAAATGATAAATCTTAACAGGCAGACGTTACCATTTTATAAACGATTAGATGACAAGAACAAAGCGTTGAAATAAGTAAGTACTACCTATTCTGGATGGTTTTCGTCTAGATACAGTTTCAACTCCGAAACTTTATCATTAATAGAATTTAAATCAAAATCACAATAAGCATTCTCATATTCCTCGTCACAATAAGAACATAACTTTACAAAAATTTCAATATCATTTTCATATATAACCTCCGAATGAGATTGATTATTAGGCTTGCCTTTTGGATGAGGATTACCATGAAACTCTGGTTTATGAATAACATCCTCTATCAAATCTATACTTCTAAATAGAGAAACAGGATATTTAAATATCCTAAAAATTGAATGATCTAAATAATTACCCTTACTACTTTTTGTAATTGCTATTAGTATAAAATTTTCCTCGATAGTAATATACTTATCCCAATTAACTGACAAACCGCTCTCCCCATGCCTTAATTCAAAATGTGACTCATTTGGGAATTTACGTTTCTTTGTACCACTTCTTTGTCTTGGAGTAGTCTGTCGATAAACAAAAGACTCGTCAGATATAATCTCAATAGGATAAGACATTTAAACTAAATTTTTCATCCAATAAGCCAAAAATTCAGATACATTTTCCGTATCAACATTCCCCTTGATTGGCTGTCCCTCTCTTTTCAAATCTCCATAATAATTAGCAATAGTTTTATTTTCACTATTCTTTTCTAAACTTATAGCTAATCTAGCTTTTGTCGTTCTCCATGACAAAAAAATATTTCCGTTTCTTCCTGAATTGATTTCTGGAGCATTAATAACAATTCCAGTGTTTTTTAGAACAAACATTGAATAATCAATCAAAAAAGAAATCGCTGAATTATACAATTCATTTGATATAGCGGAAGCATTTTGACCATCCCAGTTATCTGGCAATTCCAATAACTCTTTTGACTCCTGAATTTCTTCCTCAATATTTTTTAGTTCTATTGGAAGTAAGTAGGTTTTACCATCCACAAAAATTGTTAATTCTTTGTTTCTTTTAGAAAAAAATTCTAGTATTGATCCAAAGTTTTCATTACCTCTAATACTTTTAGCCTCCCAAGATCTTACTCTTTTTTGAACTCGAAGAAAACTTGATTCCTCTTCATACGAAGGGTAATTTACCTTGGAATCAAAATACAAAGGTTCAACTTGATATGACAAACCACACCCCCTTGGATTAATATAATCCTTCTTCCTATTGATAGAATCGACTGATTTCCGAACATCTAAAGTATTTGCCATATGTAAAATTTAATCAGTAATATCAATAAATTCAATATTTAAATAGTCGTTCTTTATCTGACTATCCTTCAATATTGCTCTACTAATTATTTCTTTCAATTTAACTAAATCGTTTGAATCTAGTGAAAAGTAAAAATTTTCATTTGATCCATTTTTACTAGATTCCAATTTTAATCTATGTATAATTACTGCCTTTCTTCTTTCTGAATATAATTCAACATTATCTTCAAATAAAAGTCGAATATCGGAAAAAACCTTTCCATCGCTAAAAATAACATCATTATCAGAAATTAAATCTGCCGCCTTGAATGTTTGTTTTAGATTCTGTGAATTATTTAAGATTATAAAAATTTTTGCTTCTAAATCATTGTCTTTTTCCAAATCATTATTAACAAAAAAAGAATCGCTTAAATTTTTTGCAATTTCTTCTTTTGATTTTTTAGAATAAAACAGCAGATTTCCAAAACTATATATTGTTGACGAAAGTTGAAAATCTTCTGTTTTGTTGTATTTTGATTTGAAAAATGCACTAAAACCATCTTGCCCAAGACCATAAGGAATTTGAGAAATGATGGAGCCGATCTCTTTGACTTCATCCATACTTAATTTGAGTAATATCTCAAATCCACGTATAAAACTATCAGGTATTCTTAAACTCATAATGTATTAAATATACTAAATTTATTATTAAGAGAAATATTTTAACTACTTGATAAATACAAATATATACATTGAACGCAATATTAGATATAAATATTTCACAAATAAATCATATCTTATTTAATTCGTCCCCTCACTCGTCCCCTAAAATGAATAAAGCCTCGTAAACATATTGTTTACGAGGCTTTCAAATTTAATTGGCGGTCCGGACGGGACTCGAACCCGCGACCCCCTGCGTGACAGGCAGGTATTCTAACCAACTGAACTACCGAACCGTTGCTTTAAGCGGTTGCAAATATACGCCGCATATTTAATTACGCAAACTTTTTTGACTAAAAAATTCAGTTTATTTTAAAATAATTTTGAAAATAAATGATTCAACTTAATTATCAGATACTTACAAAATAAAAAAAATCAAACTTTTCCATCACCTAGAAACAAAACGTGTGTCTTTTTACTAAATCTTTTAAAATCATTTGCACTCAATTGATCTGGATAAGGCACAAAAAAGTGATTTTCAGAATCATTTCGCCATAAAAGGACCCAAGCGATACCCATATTTGCGATGGTAGGATCAAGAATTGTACTCCACCACAAGGGCTCCAACACCCTATCTGATCCTATTTCTGTTAAGGCATACGGTTTCTTTACCCTTTCTGCCACCATTCTTAATACCTCAACATTGGTTTTTAATGTTTTTTGAAATGCTTTTGCTGTTCCATGTTGATACAGATCTAAACCTAACATATCTACCACATGATCTCCAGGATAATTTAAAAGATATTCTCCTATGGCACCTACCAAATTAGGAGCATATACATATAGCAAGTTGTGAACTTCAAATTCTTCCGACAACAATTCTAACGTCTGCAACCATAAAGTTTTATATTCTTCTGGACTGCAATGGGGGTTTCCCCACCAAAACCATGCACCATTCATTTCATGAAACGGACGAAAAGCAATCGGAATCAGCATTCCGTTTTCATCTTTTAATTGCAATACAAAATCGGCCACTTTTTTAAGCCACTCTCTATACACTTCAAAATAGCTACCGCCTTTTAAAATATGTTTTACAGCAATCGTAGTTTCCCAACTATCGCCTTTAGATACTGGATTATCAGCATGCCAACTAATGGTAATAATCCCACCTTCTTTATGCGCTTTCTGCATGAGTGCGCACATCGTATTAAAAGGCACATCATCTAAGTTCTTTTCTTTTCCGTGCTCTATCTGGCCAATATCAAAGCCATAAACCAAAGGAAAGTCCCCTACCACTTTATACACATCACTCGTATACGAATCGTGGTTGTGGCGCCACCCTACTCCATAAGACGTTGTATCTTGATGCCCAAAAGCATATCCTCTTTCTGAAAGATGTTCTATTTTTCGTTGTAAGGCAAAAACCTGAGGCAATGCTCCCGTATCTGCTAAAGTGAGATTCGTCATGGTCGTGGGTTATAGGAATTTTTGCCTTTCCGTCATGTAGGTATTTAGAATTTTAGAAAAATCACTGCCCACATCTACTGAAACATACTTGATTTTGTATTGTGCACATTTCAATTTTAAGCCTTCTTGATAATTCTGAACACTTTTTTGATACCCTTCTTTAACAGTATCTGCATAGAGATCTATTTTTTCTCCAGTCTCTACATCTACAAAGCGTTTAGGTGTATTATCAAAATCGAAATTCACTTCATGCTCCGCATCTAATACATGAAAAAGCACTACTTCGTGTTTGTTATATTTTAAATGGCGTAGCGCATCAAACAATTTATCATCTTCTGTTTCGGTTTGAAACATATCTGTAAATAGAAAAATTAAACTCCGCCGTTTCATTTTTTCTGCAATTAAATGCAAATAGGTATACGTTTCGGTGCTATTTTCCGGCCTAGAAGATGCGCTAATCTCATTAAGCTTCGCTAACAACATCTGATGATGACGCTCACTACCTTTTTCTGAGGCGTAGTATTCATAATGATCAGAATACACACTTAGACCCACAGCATCTCGTTGTTTCTTTAAAATAGCCATTAGAGCTGCAATAGCCAAGACGCCAAAACCTATTTTATTTAAATGATCTATTCCTAGATTTTTTACTTCTGGATAAAACATGGAAGCAGAATTATCTAAGATCATATGGCACCGAAGATTGGTTTCTTCTTCATAGCGCTTGGTGTACAATTTATCGGTCTTAGCAAATAGCTTCCAATCTATATGCTTTGTGCTTTCGCCATTATTATAAATTTTATGTTCTGCAAATTCTGCAGAGAAACCATGAAACGGACTCTTATGAATTCCACTAATAAATCCCTCCACAACTTGATTAGCCAAAAGCCCAAGGTTTTGAAATAATGAAGATTTATGTAATTCCGATTGTACATTCATACCACTAAAGATACTTAAAACAGGGTATCAAATTGAAATTTACTACTATATAGGCATAAAAAAATCCTGCAAATTGCAGGATTTTTTTATCATCTAGATCCATTAGGGACCCTATGTTATTTACTATAATGCAGCATCAATTGCATCTGTGTACACTTTCTTAGGAGAAACTCCTACTTGTCTACTTACAATTTCACCACCTTTAAAAACTAATACTGTAGGAATGTTACGTACTCCGTATTTAGCAGCAAATTCTTGATTTGCATCAACATCTACCTTACCTACAACAGCTTTACCATCATATTCAGTACTTACTTCATCAATAATTGGACCTACCATTCTACATGGTCCACACCATGCTGCCCAAAAATCAACTACTACTGGTTTATCACTTTTTAAGACTACTTCGTCAAAAGTTGCGTCTGTTATCTCTAATGCCATTTTTTTCGTATTTATTGTTATACAAATTTAGTCAAATATTATTCTTTTTCCTTACTAACGTTACATTCGTTTTAGCTATTGCCCTATCGAGAAACTTTATCAATTTAATTTAAACAAGATATCTTGTTTTTCTAAAAGATGCAACAATTCACTAGAAATTTGTACTTTTTGCTTCCTACTGACTAAATCTACCTTAATCTCTTCTTCCATCTCATAAATTACAAAGTTTAAAGAATGCTCTCCTCGGTGTGCATCAATAGTTTCTTTGAGCTCGTAGATTTTCTCTTCTTTTAACTCATCAATCTTTAAATTGATGGTAAGTTTTTTCGCATACGTTTCCATTACTTCCTGCAATAACATAAAACTATTGAATTGCATTCGCGGGTCTCCTTTTTTACCTGTATCCCTATTTACCCAACCTTCTCGTATAAACAATTTTACGTACGCAAAAGAGTTGATCATTAAAAAGTGACGAAACTTTAGGTACTCTTCTCCAAAAATTCTAAACTCAAAAGTGTCCGTATAGTCTTCCATAGAAAACATAGCCCAACCTTTTCCATTCTTAGAAACCCTATGTTGAACATCTGCTATGACCCCCGCAAATGAAACCTCTCTATTTACAATACTTTCTAGATTATTTAAATCTGAGAGACTCGCGTTACAGAACGATTTTACTTCAGATTTAAAATCATCTAAGGGGTGTCCTGAAATATAAATTCCCACCACTTCTTTCTCACGACGTAATTTCTCCATGGTTCCCCACTCTTCACAAGGCGGAACCGTAGGTTCTTCAATCTGAACTTCGCTGGCATCACCGAACAAACTCACTTGGCTAGAATTCTCATTTTCTTGAAATTTAGAACCGTATTTTACTGCTTTTTCTAAAAAGGTAATTCCATCTCCTTCATCTGCAAAGTATTGTGCCCTATGGGTATCACCAAAAGAATCAAAGCCACCAGCAACGGCTAAATTTTCAAATGCTTTTTTATTTGCCGCTCTTAAATCAATTCGTTTTGATAAATCGAAAACAGATTTAAAAGGACCTTTCTCTTTTCTATTCTCCACAATAGTTTCTACAGCACCACGACCTACACCTTTTACAGCTCCCATTCCAAAACGAACTGCACCCGCATCATTTACTGCAAATTTGTAGTACGACTCATTTACATCTGGCCCTAATACATCTAAGCCCATACGCTTACATTCTTCCATAAAGAAGGTAACCTGTTTTATGTCATTCATGTTATTGGAAAGTACTGCAGCCATATATTCCGCAGGATAATGTGCTTTACAATAGGCTGTTTGGTAGGCAATCCAAGCATAACAGGTAGAGTGAGACTTGTTAAAAGCATAAGCTGCGAAGGCCTCCCAATCTTTCCAAATCTTCTCTAATTTATCTACCGCATGCCCTTTTGCTGAGGCCTGCTCAATAAACTTAGGCTTCATTTTATCGAGTACATGCTTTTGCTTTTTACCCATGGCCTTACGCAAGACATCGGCCTCACCTTTGGTAAAGTCTGCCAATTTTTGCGATAGCAACATCACTTGCTCTTGGTATACGGTAATTCCGTAGGTTTCTGCTAAATATTCTTCGTTAGCATCAAGGTCATAGATAATTTCTTCTGTTCCGTGTTTCCGAGCAATAAAGCTTGGAATATATTCCATTGGACCTGGACGATACAAGGCATTCATAGCAATTAAATCAGCAAAAACCGTAGGCTTCAAGGCCCTCATGTGCTTCTGCATTCCAGGAGATTCATATTGGAACACTCCTACGGTCTCACCTCGCTGGAAAAGTTCATATGTTTTAAGATCATCTAGAGGGAAATTCTCTGGATCTAATTCTACGCCGTGTTTTGCTTTTACAATCTTTACAGTATCTTTAATCAGGGTTAATGTCTTTAACCCTAAGAAATCCATTTTTAGTAAGCCCGCATCTTCTACCACCGAGTTATCAAACTGAGTGCAGTACATCTCAGAATCTTTCGCTAGTGCTACCGGAACGAACTTTGTAATATCATCTGGCGTAATAATTACGCCACAGGCATGTATTCCCGTGTTTCGGACAGAGCCTTCTAAAACATAGGCTTGGTTCAAAGTTTCTGCCTCAAGACCGCCTCCTTGTGAAATTGCCAAAAGCTCATTTACTTTAATAAGCTCTTCACTATTAAATTTAGCTTTTAGAATTTTTTCATCGACCCCGATAATCTTTTTCAATTTAGACAT
Coding sequences within:
- a CDS encoding glycoside hydrolase family 26 protein, with the translated sequence MTNLTLADTGALPQVFALQRKIEHLSERGYAFGHQDTTSYGVGWRHNHDSYTSDVYKVVGDFPLVYGFDIGQIEHGKEKNLDDVPFNTMCALMQKAHKEGGIITISWHADNPVSKGDSWETTIAVKHILKGGSYFEVYREWLKKVADFVLQLKDENGMLIPIAFRPFHEMNGAWFWWGNPHCSPEEYKTLWLQTLELLSEEFEVHNLLYVYAPNLVGAIGEYLLNYPGDHVVDMLGLDLYQHGTAKAFQKTLKTNVEVLRMVAERVKKPYALTEIGSDRVLEPLWWSTILDPTIANMGIAWVLLWRNDSENHFFVPYPDQLSANDFKRFSKKTHVLFLGDGKV
- a CDS encoding helix-turn-helix domain-containing protein, which gives rise to MAKLTLNTFEQADFEKALDAALQRALKNLATPEKENPSKLLSRKDTAKFLCISLPTLHEWTKSGAIRAHRIGNRVLYKQGDINLALTIINHSNKIR
- a CDS encoding DUF58 domain-containing protein, which produces MNVQSELHKSSLFQNLGLLANQVVEGFISGIHKSPFHGFSAEFAEHKIYNNGESTKHIDWKLFAKTDKLYTKRYEEETNLRCHMILDNSASMFYPEVKNLGIDHLNKIGFGVLAIAALMAILKKQRDAVGLSVYSDHYEYYASEKGSERHHQMLLAKLNEISASSRPENSTETYTYLHLIAEKMKRRSLIFLFTDMFQTETEDDKLFDALRHLKYNKHEVVLFHVLDAEHEVNFDFDNTPKRFVDVETGEKIDLYADTVKEGYQKSVQNYQEGLKLKCAQYKIKYVSVDVGSDFSKILNTYMTERQKFL
- the trxA gene encoding thioredoxin — encoded protein: MALEITDATFDEVVLKSDKPVVVDFWAAWCGPCRMVGPIIDEVSTEYDGKAVVGKVDVDANQEFAAKYGVRNIPTVLVFKGGEIVSRQVGVSPKKVYTDAIDAAL